One genomic segment of Caldisericaceae bacterium includes these proteins:
- the rsmG gene encoding 16S rRNA (guanine(527)-N(7))-methyltransferase RsmG: MEEKFERYLMLLLGAPKRAVLMSPKSDKTLLFKKHIEEAKFYLSYIKDNDVVLDLGSGVGFPGIPLAIQKPHSKFYLLDRKKLHADFLTKVKDDLSLTNVIVINMEAKFIKSLDIKFDVVVARAFNRIETILSFIFNNIKQGGLIVLGKKEDIQEELKQIKHPFVLNELVKTHFGYIVVIKKL; this comes from the coding sequence GTGGAAGAAAAATTTGAAAGATATCTAATGTTACTTTTGGGTGCCCCAAAAAGAGCCGTTTTGATGAGTCCAAAAAGTGATAAAACGCTTCTTTTTAAAAAGCATATTGAAGAGGCAAAATTTTATCTTTCTTACATAAAGGATAACGACGTTGTGCTTGACTTAGGAAGTGGCGTTGGCTTTCCAGGGATTCCTCTTGCAATACAAAAGCCTCATTCAAAATTCTATCTACTTGATAGAAAAAAGTTGCATGCAGATTTTTTAACGAAAGTTAAAGATGATCTTTCTCTTACAAATGTTATTGTAATTAACATGGAAGCAAAATTTATTAAATCTTTAGATATCAAATTTGATGTAGTTGTTGCAAGAGCCTTCAATAGAATTGAGACAATTTTATCTTTCATCTTCAATAATATAAAGCAAGGGGGTTTAATTGTATTAGGTAAAAAAGAGGACATCCAAGAAGAACTTAAACAAATAAAACACCCATTTGTTCTTAATGAATTAGTTAAAAC